A genomic stretch from Pararhizobium sp. IMCC21322 includes:
- a CDS encoding 50S ribosomal protein L25/general stress protein Ctc, which translates to MSDELKAVARERVGKGAARATRREGLVPGVIYGDKKPPLSIALPAKETAIAANDSSFMARVIDLDVDGKTHSVIAKDVQRDPVKDFVTHIDFLRVGKGSTLTVNVPVHFINEEAAPGLERGGVLNIVRHEVECEVPGNAVPESLEADLTGLDIGDGIHISAVKLPEGVVPTISDRDFTIATIAAPAALKSEDDDADAEDATDEDAEAEAEDGESTEE; encoded by the coding sequence ATGAGTGATGAACTCAAAGCGGTGGCGCGGGAACGAGTTGGCAAGGGGGCTGCTCGAGCTACGCGTCGTGAAGGTCTTGTACCTGGCGTCATTTATGGCGACAAAAAACCACCCCTTTCAATTGCCCTGCCTGCCAAAGAAACAGCTATTGCTGCAAACGACAGTAGCTTTATGGCTCGCGTGATCGACCTTGACGTTGATGGTAAAACCCATTCGGTTATTGCCAAAGATGTGCAGCGTGATCCTGTCAAAGACTTTGTGACCCACATAGATTTTCTGCGCGTTGGCAAAGGCAGCACATTGACCGTCAATGTTCCTGTGCACTTTATCAATGAAGAAGCGGCACCTGGTCTTGAACGCGGCGGCGTACTCAACATTGTCCGTCACGAAGTCGAATGCGAAGTGCCTGGCAATGCTGTACCGGAATCCCTTGAAGCGGATCTGACCGGCCTTGATATCGGCGATGGAATACACATTTCTGCTGTTAAGTTGCCGGAAGGCGTCGTTCCGACCATTTCGGATCGTGACTTCACCATTGCAACAATTGCCGCACCTGCCGCTCTCAAGAGTGAGGACGACGATGCGGATGCAGAAGATGCAACTGATGAAGATGCAGAAGCTGAAGCTGAAGACGGCGAAAGCACCGAAGAGTAA
- the pth gene encoding aminoacyl-tRNA hydrolase, with the protein MKLLVGLGNPGAQYSGNRHNIGFHAVDEIHTRHGFTPWRDRFQGSMATGTVDGEKVTLLKPQTFMNLSGQSVGEAVRYFKIPVEDIIVFYDELDLVPGKIRVKTGGGSGGHNGIRSMDAHVGKDYQRVRIGIGHPGHKDLVSRYVLSDFAKADGEWLEPLLSDMAKAVPTLLNEGAASFMNKFALLQNRAGNARDNTKSEKPAPRRDKADTKTPQEKSIGPMAAALKALLPKTKKD; encoded by the coding sequence ATGAAACTTCTCGTTGGACTGGGAAATCCTGGAGCACAATACTCCGGAAACCGTCACAATATTGGCTTTCATGCAGTGGACGAAATACACACCCGCCACGGTTTCACACCGTGGCGGGATCGTTTTCAGGGCTCGATGGCAACGGGCACAGTCGACGGCGAAAAAGTCACCCTGCTCAAACCACAAACCTTTATGAACCTGTCCGGCCAATCTGTCGGTGAGGCCGTTCGCTACTTCAAGATTCCCGTGGAAGACATCATTGTCTTTTATGATGAACTCGACCTTGTACCGGGTAAAATCCGCGTCAAGACAGGCGGCGGTTCCGGCGGCCACAATGGTATTCGCTCGATGGATGCCCATGTGGGCAAAGACTATCAGCGGGTCCGCATCGGCATCGGCCACCCGGGCCATAAAGACCTTGTAAGCCGTTACGTATTATCTGATTTCGCCAAGGCCGATGGGGAGTGGCTGGAACCGCTGTTAAGCGATATGGCCAAAGCTGTCCCAACCCTGTTAAACGAGGGCGCTGCCAGCTTCATGAACAAATTTGCCCTGTTGCAGAACAGGGCTGGCAACGCACGCGATAACACTAAATCTGAAAAGCCAGCCCCCAGGCGGGACAAGGCTGACACCAAAACACCACAAGAAAAATCAATTGGGCCAATGGCGGCTGCTTTAAAAGCGCTCCTGCCCAAAACCAAAAAGGACTGA
- the ychF gene encoding redox-regulated ATPase YchF, translating to MGFKCGIVGLPNVGKSTLFNALTKTAAAQAANYPFCTIEPNTGDVAVPDPRLAKLAAAGKSANIIATRLTFVDIAGLVRGASKGEGLGNQFLANIREVDAIAHVVRCFEDEDITHVDGRIDPVADAETVETELMLADLESLEKRVVNLRKRATGNDKEAKQLLPLVDATIALLTDGKPARILDVDHEDEKAFKGLQLLTSKPVLYVCNVMEDDADKGNAYSDSVAEMAQREGAQSVVISANIEAEIAQLDAEEAAEYLESMGLEEPGLDRLIRAGYQLLDLITFFTVGPKETRAWTITRGTKAPQAAGVIHTDFERGFIRAQTIAYDDYVGLGGENPAKEAGKARDEGKEYVAHDGDVMLFKFNT from the coding sequence ATGGGTTTCAAATGCGGCATCGTTGGCCTGCCTAATGTTGGCAAATCCACACTGTTCAATGCGCTGACCAAAACAGCGGCAGCACAGGCTGCCAATTATCCATTTTGTACTATTGAACCGAACACCGGCGACGTCGCAGTTCCCGACCCAAGGCTCGCCAAGCTGGCTGCGGCTGGGAAGTCTGCCAACATAATCGCAACGCGTCTGACATTTGTGGATATTGCCGGTCTTGTGCGCGGCGCGTCCAAGGGTGAAGGCTTGGGCAACCAGTTTCTGGCAAACATTCGCGAAGTGGATGCAATCGCCCATGTTGTGCGTTGCTTCGAGGACGAAGACATCACTCATGTGGATGGACGCATCGACCCGGTCGCAGACGCGGAAACCGTTGAAACCGAGTTGATGCTGGCAGATCTGGAAAGTTTGGAAAAACGCGTGGTCAATCTGCGCAAACGCGCCACTGGCAACGACAAGGAAGCCAAACAATTATTGCCTCTCGTGGACGCAACCATTGCTCTGCTGACCGACGGCAAACCAGCCAGAATTCTGGATGTCGACCATGAGGATGAAAAAGCCTTCAAAGGCCTGCAGCTTCTCACATCAAAGCCGGTTCTCTATGTTTGCAACGTAATGGAAGACGACGCCGACAAGGGCAATGCCTACTCGGATTCTGTCGCTGAAATGGCGCAGCGCGAGGGGGCTCAATCGGTGGTTATATCTGCCAATATCGAAGCAGAAATTGCTCAGTTGGATGCAGAAGAAGCTGCAGAATATCTGGAAAGCATGGGCCTTGAAGAGCCCGGTCTTGATCGCCTCATCCGGGCCGGGTATCAACTGCTCGACCTCATTACCTTTTTCACGGTCGGCCCGAAAGAAACGCGTGCATGGACCATCACCAGAGGTACCAAGGCGCCACAGGCTGCAGGCGTTATCCATACGGATTTTGAGCGCGGCTTCATCCGGGCACAGACCATCGCCTATGATGATTATGTTGGACTTGGTGGGGAAAACCCTGCAAAGGAAGCTGGCAAAGCACGCGATGAAGGCAAGGAATATGTTGCCCATGATGGCGATGTAATGCTCTTCAAATTCAACACCTGA
- a CDS encoding 5'-methylthioadenosine/S-adenosylhomocysteine nucleosidase (Enables the cleavage of the glycosidic bond in both 5'-methylthioadenosine and S-adenosylhomocysteine) encodes MTGHRSTEAEFGKKILFLMAAPAEYGEALKARIEPVFIGVGPVEAAINTARALAGLKADKALPDLVISLGSAGSASLEQTEIYQVSSVSYRDMDASPLGFKKGVTPFVDHEVDIALHPRIQGVPEARLSTGASVISGAAYDPIDADMVDMETFAVLRACQMFGIPLLGLRGISDGREDLHHYDDWTRYLQDVDRKLAVVLDTLKENLVMNS; translated from the coding sequence ATGACTGGGCATCGGTCAACCGAAGCAGAATTTGGCAAGAAAATTCTGTTTCTGATGGCAGCGCCTGCCGAATATGGTGAGGCCCTGAAAGCCCGCATAGAACCAGTCTTTATCGGTGTTGGTCCTGTGGAAGCTGCCATCAACACCGCACGCGCCCTGGCAGGCCTGAAGGCTGACAAGGCACTGCCGGACCTTGTCATCTCGCTCGGCTCCGCTGGCTCAGCCAGCTTGGAGCAAACAGAAATCTATCAGGTCAGTTCCGTCTCTTACCGGGACATGGATGCGTCCCCACTTGGGTTTAAAAAGGGCGTCACGCCATTCGTCGATCATGAAGTCGACATAGCATTGCACCCACGGATTCAGGGTGTGCCCGAGGCACGCTTGTCGACCGGCGCCAGCGTCATCTCCGGTGCAGCTTATGACCCCATTGATGCAGATATGGTGGATATGGAAACGTTTGCCGTGCTGCGAGCTTGCCAGATGTTTGGCATTCCTCTGCTCGGCCTGCGCGGCATTTCAGACGGGCGCGAAGATCTGCATCACTATGATGACTGGACACGCTATCTGCAGGATGTGGACAGAAAACTGGCCGTTGTTCTCGACACATTGAAAGAGAATTTGGTGATGAATTCCTGA
- a CDS encoding adenine phosphoribosyltransferase, with the protein MSDTATGHPELLAAIRTIPDYPKPGILFRDITTLLSNARAFRKAIDELVQPFAGEKIEQVAGIEARGFILGGAVAHQLSSGFVPIRKKGKLPHATASIAYSLEYGIDEMEIHKDAVKAGEKVVLVDDLIATGGTAEGAIKLLQGLGANVVSACFIVDLPDLGGADKIRDLGVPVQVLVSYPGH; encoded by the coding sequence ATGTCTGATACTGCAACGGGTCATCCTGAATTGCTGGCCGCTATCCGGACCATTCCCGATTATCCGAAACCGGGGATTCTGTTTCGCGACATCACAACATTGTTGTCAAATGCGCGCGCGTTCCGGAAGGCCATCGATGAACTGGTACAGCCCTTTGCCGGGGAAAAAATAGAGCAGGTGGCTGGTATTGAAGCGCGCGGCTTCATTCTGGGCGGCGCAGTTGCGCATCAATTGTCCTCCGGCTTCGTGCCGATCCGCAAAAAGGGCAAGCTCCCTCATGCCACGGCCAGCATTGCCTATTCGCTGGAATACGGCATTGATGAAATGGAAATTCACAAGGATGCCGTAAAGGCCGGTGAGAAGGTCGTCCTTGTTGATGATCTGATCGCCACGGGCGGTACTGCGGAAGGGGCCATCAAGCTGCTGCAGGGACTAGGGGCCAATGTGGTTTCTGCCTGTTTCATTGTCGATTTGCCGGACCTTGGCGGTGCTGACAAAATTCGGGACCTCGGTGTTCCCGTTCAGGTTCTGGTGTCCTATCCGGGGCACTAG
- a CDS encoding cytochrome c1, producing MTTFLTKTVATATLIFGMAFSGAAIAAEKVHVEEQDWSFSGPFGKFDQAQLQRGFQIYTENCSACHSLSLVSFRNLMEPGGPGFSEAEVRAIAADVSVLDGPDGDGELFDRPGRLSDRFPSPWANEEQARASNNGAYPPDFSLLAKARAATRGFPTFVFDIFTQYQESGPDYIYGLLTGYSEDVPDDVQMLDGLHYNTNFLSGVQIAMAAPLSDDQHEYSDGSPQTLDQYARDVTAFMMWAAEPHLMDRKAMGFRVLIFLLIFAGLLYLTKRKVFASVRH from the coding sequence ATGACGACTTTCCTTACTAAAACCGTCGCCACTGCCACACTCATCTTCGGGATGGCATTTTCGGGCGCGGCAATAGCTGCCGAAAAAGTGCATGTTGAGGAACAGGACTGGAGCTTTTCCGGACCCTTCGGCAAGTTTGATCAGGCACAATTACAGCGTGGATTTCAGATTTACACGGAAAACTGTTCAGCTTGCCACAGTCTGAGCCTTGTCTCGTTTCGCAATCTGATGGAGCCTGGTGGGCCAGGTTTCTCTGAAGCTGAAGTTCGCGCCATTGCGGCGGATGTCTCTGTACTGGATGGCCCGGATGGAGACGGTGAACTGTTTGACCGTCCCGGCAGGCTGTCGGATCGCTTTCCATCGCCTTGGGCCAATGAAGAACAAGCGCGGGCCTCCAATAATGGTGCTTATCCACCAGACTTTTCGTTGCTGGCAAAGGCGCGTGCAGCGACACGTGGATTCCCGACTTTCGTGTTTGATATCTTCACGCAGTATCAAGAATCCGGGCCGGATTATATCTATGGTCTGCTGACCGGCTACAGTGAAGATGTACCTGATGATGTCCAGATGCTGGACGGCCTGCATTACAATACGAACTTCCTGTCAGGTGTTCAGATTGCGATGGCTGCACCGTTGAGTGATGATCAGCATGAGTATTCTGACGGATCGCCACAGACTTTGGACCAGTATGCGCGTGATGTTACCGCGTTCATGATGTGGGCGGCGGAGCCGCATTTGATGGATCGAAAAGCGATGGGCTTCCGGGTTCTGATTTTCTTGCTGATTTTTGCCGGATTGCTTTACCTGACGAAACGCAAGGTTTTCGCCAGCGTCAGGCATTAG
- a CDS encoding cytochrome b/b6 has translation MSGHSSSYDPQNGAMKWLDKRLPLPRLMHDSFVSYPVPRNLNYAYTFGGMLSIMLVIQIITGVVLAMHYVASADVAFNSVEHIMRDVNYGWLLRYVHTNGASMFFIAVYVHIFRGLYYGSYKEPREVLWILGVVIFLLMMATAFMGYVLPWGQMSFWGATVITNLFSAIPLFGESIVTWLWGGFSVDQPTLNRFFSLHYLLPFMIAGVVILHVWALHVTGQTNPTGVEVKQKSDTLPFTPYATIKDAFALVVFFVVYAWFVFYLPNYLGHADNYIPANPLVTPAHIVPEWYFLPFYAILRAVPDKLGGVVLMFGSIAVLFVLPWLDTSKVRSASFRPTYRVFFWVFVVVAIILGWLGSKPAEGGYVIASRIFTAYYFAHFLILLPLLGIFEKTKPLPNSITESVLGDSDSKGGSAMPSGAAASPETKG, from the coding sequence ATGAGTGGACATTCCTCCTCCTACGATCCCCAGAACGGTGCGATGAAGTGGCTTGACAAACGTCTGCCGCTTCCGCGTCTGATGCACGATTCCTTCGTGTCTTATCCGGTGCCACGTAATCTGAACTACGCCTACACATTCGGCGGTATGCTGTCGATCATGCTGGTTATTCAGATTATCACCGGTGTTGTTCTGGCCATGCATTACGTTGCCAGCGCCGATGTTGCCTTCAACTCGGTTGAGCACATCATGCGTGATGTGAATTATGGCTGGCTGCTGCGCTACGTTCACACAAATGGCGCTTCGATGTTCTTCATTGCGGTGTATGTGCATATTTTCCGCGGCCTTTATTATGGTTCCTATAAGGAGCCACGTGAGGTCCTGTGGATTCTCGGCGTTGTTATTTTCCTGTTGATGATGGCCACAGCCTTTATGGGCTATGTGCTGCCATGGGGACAAATGTCCTTCTGGGGTGCAACTGTTATCACCAATCTGTTCTCTGCCATTCCATTGTTCGGTGAGAGCATTGTGACCTGGCTGTGGGGTGGCTTTTCAGTCGACCAACCGACGTTGAACCGCTTCTTCTCGCTGCATTACCTGCTTCCCTTCATGATTGCCGGCGTTGTCATTCTCCACGTCTGGGCACTCCACGTGACGGGCCAGACGAACCCGACAGGCGTTGAAGTCAAACAGAAGAGCGACACACTGCCTTTCACGCCGTATGCGACCATCAAAGATGCGTTTGCGCTGGTTGTGTTTTTCGTTGTCTACGCCTGGTTCGTGTTTTATCTGCCGAACTATCTGGGCCATGCCGACAATTATATTCCTGCCAATCCGCTGGTTACGCCTGCACACATAGTGCCTGAATGGTACTTCCTGCCGTTCTACGCCATCCTGCGCGCGGTGCCTGATAAGCTGGGCGGCGTTGTGCTGATGTTTGGCTCCATTGCGGTGCTGTTTGTGCTGCCATGGCTGGACACATCAAAAGTGCGGTCGGCTTCGTTCCGTCCAACCTACCGCGTGTTTTTCTGGGTCTTCGTGGTGGTTGCCATTATCTTGGGCTGGCTTGGATCAAAGCCTGCCGAAGGCGGCTATGTGATTGCATCACGTATTTTCACTGCATACTACTTTGCACATTTCCTCATTCTGCTACCGCTATTGGGCATCTTTGAGAAAACGAAACCGCTGCCAAACTCCATCACAGAGTCTGTGCTGGGTGACAGCGACAGCAAAGGTGGCTCTGCCATGCCGTCAGGCGCTGCTGCATCTCCCGAGACCAAGGGTTGA
- the petA gene encoding ubiquinol-cytochrome c reductase iron-sulfur subunit, with protein MSDTALENGTSASGENGTRRDFLYVTTGAFAVVGVAGIVWPLVDQMNPDASALALASTEVDISAVESGQSITIKWRGKPVFIRNRTDAEVEAAKSVPMDELIDPQEDVERAVEGRENLLIMVGICTHLGCVPLGDAGDFGGWFCPCHGSHYDTSGRIRRGPAPLNLVIPPYEFMSETKLRIG; from the coding sequence TTGTCGGATACGGCTCTTGAAAATGGAACTTCGGCTTCCGGGGAAAATGGAACCCGGCGGGATTTTCTTTATGTAACAACGGGCGCATTCGCTGTTGTCGGCGTTGCCGGCATAGTTTGGCCGCTTGTTGACCAGATGAACCCGGATGCATCAGCATTGGCGCTGGCCTCCACGGAAGTGGACATCAGCGCTGTTGAATCTGGTCAAAGCATCACAATCAAGTGGCGCGGAAAACCCGTTTTCATTCGCAATCGTACAGATGCTGAGGTTGAGGCCGCCAAATCCGTTCCTATGGATGAGCTGATCGATCCTCAAGAGGATGTGGAACGCGCTGTCGAAGGCCGTGAGAATCTTCTTATTATGGTTGGTATCTGCACGCATCTGGGCTGTGTTCCGCTTGGTGATGCCGGTGATTTTGGTGGTTGGTTCTGCCCTTGCCATGGCTCGCACTACGACACGTCTGGCCGCATTCGCAGAGGTCCGGCACCGCTGAACCTTGTTATCCCGCCTTATGAATTCATGTCCGAAACGAAGCTCCGCATTGGCTAA
- the ggt gene encoding gamma-glutamyltransferase: MRNFSQPGRSPVYAENGMVATSHPLASAAALDMLKSGGNAVDAAVCASAVLAVVEPHMTGIGGDCFAIVSEPDGTLHGFNGSGRSAAGAELDRYRGQGWTEIPETSPHAITVPGAIDAWEQLLSRSGRKGLDAALFQAINYARNGFFVAPRVAHDIAALTGKLQQNEAAAAVYLKSGAAYALGDRILSPALAETLEAIAAKGARAFYEGEIAADISASIQALGGVLGEADLAAHRGFFTDPVSTSYQGHDIFELPPNGQGIAALVILNILTAQRRIADPMSAERLHKQIEAAKLGYGVRDAFISDPVAMSVSMSDLIDPAYGQKLSERINTTSVLDKPAPHVPNADTVYLSVVDRDGMACSFINSLFDGFGTGILTEKTGIMLQSRGRCFSLEEGHPNAVGPSKLPLHTIIPGMVLKDGKPSISFGVMGGQYQACGHAHVLQNMLVYGFDPQAALDFPRAFWDEAGNLELEDGWSPQIDEILLQKGHNVVRSGKAIGGGQIIAIDQERGLLIGGSDPRKDGLAIGY, from the coding sequence ATGCGCAACTTCAGTCAGCCGGGGCGCTCTCCGGTCTATGCGGAAAATGGCATGGTTGCCACATCCCATCCACTGGCCAGTGCCGCCGCCCTGGATATGCTGAAATCCGGCGGAAATGCTGTTGATGCCGCTGTCTGTGCCTCTGCCGTGCTTGCAGTGGTCGAACCGCATATGACCGGGATTGGCGGCGACTGTTTCGCAATTGTTAGTGAGCCAGATGGAACGCTGCACGGCTTCAACGGTTCTGGGCGCAGTGCCGCCGGTGCTGAGTTGGACCGATACCGGGGGCAGGGGTGGACTGAGATCCCGGAAACCTCTCCCCATGCCATAACAGTTCCTGGAGCCATTGATGCCTGGGAACAGCTTTTGTCACGGTCCGGACGAAAGGGACTGGATGCAGCCCTGTTTCAGGCGATCAACTATGCACGTAACGGGTTTTTTGTGGCGCCGCGTGTTGCTCACGACATAGCAGCCCTTACCGGTAAATTGCAGCAAAACGAAGCGGCAGCGGCGGTCTATCTGAAGTCCGGTGCTGCTTATGCTTTGGGTGATCGCATTCTGTCTCCAGCTTTGGCAGAAACGCTTGAGGCTATTGCTGCCAAAGGTGCGCGCGCCTTTTATGAAGGCGAAATTGCAGCTGATATTTCGGCATCAATTCAAGCGCTTGGCGGCGTTCTTGGTGAAGCTGATCTGGCGGCTCATCGGGGCTTTTTCACCGATCCGGTTTCAACCTCCTATCAGGGACACGACATTTTTGAGCTGCCGCCAAACGGGCAGGGCATTGCTGCTTTGGTGATCCTGAATATTCTCACGGCACAACGACGTATTGCTGACCCCATGTCGGCCGAACGGCTGCATAAGCAGATTGAGGCTGCCAAGCTTGGCTACGGCGTGCGCGATGCTTTTATTTCTGATCCGGTTGCGATGTCCGTTTCCATGTCTGATCTGATTGATCCTGCCTATGGCCAAAAATTGTCTGAGCGAATCAACACGACCAGCGTTTTGGACAAGCCTGCGCCACATGTGCCCAATGCAGACACGGTGTATCTGAGTGTTGTGGACAGGGACGGGATGGCCTGTTCGTTTATCAATTCCCTGTTTGATGGCTTTGGAACCGGTATTCTGACTGAGAAAACGGGTATCATGCTGCAAAGTCGCGGGCGATGCTTCTCGTTGGAGGAAGGGCACCCCAATGCGGTTGGCCCGTCAAAACTGCCTCTTCACACGATTATTCCGGGCATGGTTCTGAAAGACGGCAAACCGTCCATCAGTTTCGGCGTCATGGGCGGTCAGTATCAGGCCTGCGGCCACGCCCATGTTTTACAGAATATGCTGGTCTATGGCTTTGACCCGCAAGCGGCGCTCGATTTTCCGCGCGCTTTCTGGGACGAAGCAGGCAATTTGGAACTGGAAGATGGCTGGTCTCCTCAGATTGATGAGATTCTGCTTCAGAAGGGCCACAATGTGGTGCGGTCCGGGAAGGCAATTGGAGGCGGACAAATTATTGCCATCGACCAGGAACGCGGGTTGCTCATCGGCGGTTCAGATCCGCGAAAAGATGGTCTGGCAATTGGTTACTAG
- a CDS encoding heme-binding protein: MTKITMQQASTIIDAAFAKGAELGLKPLGVSVLDAGGHLRAYLAQDGTSMLRPQISAGKAYGALAVGAGSRWLNAQAAERPHFLEGLNGVAGGRIVPVPGGVLVRDGDGDIIGAVGISGDTSDNDEACAIAGIEAAGFAADPG; this comes from the coding sequence ATGACAAAGATCACGATGCAACAGGCCAGCACAATCATCGATGCCGCCTTTGCCAAAGGCGCAGAACTTGGCCTGAAGCCTCTTGGTGTATCTGTTCTGGATGCAGGCGGCCACTTGCGGGCGTATCTGGCACAGGATGGCACGTCGATGCTGCGTCCTCAGATTTCCGCAGGCAAAGCCTATGGCGCGCTGGCGGTAGGAGCCGGATCAAGATGGCTCAACGCACAGGCGGCAGAGCGCCCGCATTTCCTGGAGGGTCTGAATGGCGTGGCAGGCGGACGCATAGTTCCTGTACCCGGCGGCGTTCTGGTGCGCGATGGTGACGGCGATATCATTGGCGCTGTCGGAATTTCCGGCGACACATCAGACAATGATGAAGCATGCGCGATTGCTGGCATTGAAGCTGCCGGTTTTGCAGCTGATCCCGGCTAA
- the rpmF gene encoding 50S ribosomal protein L32, which translates to MAVPKSKISRMKRGFRRSTDALKANAYVEDKDSGELRRPHHIDLKTGMYRGRQILEAKDNA; encoded by the coding sequence ATGGCTGTTCCAAAAAGTAAGATATCCCGCATGAAACGCGGCTTTCGCCGTTCTACGGATGCTTTGAAAGCAAATGCATATGTGGAAGACAAGGATTCTGGCGAATTGCGCCGTCCGCACCATATTGATCTGAAGACCGGCATGTATCGTGGTCGTCAGATTCTGGAAGCAAAAGACAACGCTTAA
- the phaR gene encoding polyhydroxyalkanoate synthesis repressor PhaR yields MAKTDEPITIKKYANRRLYNTGTSTYVTLEDLSVMVKKEDDFVVVDAKSGQDITRSVLTQIIFDEENKGINLLPISFLRQLIRFYGDQMQAVVPSFLDASISSLTRDQDKFREQISSIGVPGFDAVEEHTRRNMEMFEQAMKMFNPFGVPTKAPTDVSDLADSSVAPTAAAPSSDDLSALKDQIADMQRKVEALSTKKD; encoded by the coding sequence ATGGCTAAAACTGACGAGCCGATAACCATCAAGAAATACGCAAATCGACGCCTCTATAATACCGGCACGTCGACTTACGTTACGCTGGAAGATCTGTCTGTGATGGTGAAGAAGGAAGACGATTTTGTCGTGGTGGACGCCAAATCCGGCCAGGATATCACCCGCTCGGTTCTGACACAGATTATTTTTGATGAAGAGAACAAGGGCATCAATTTGTTGCCTATTTCTTTCCTGCGCCAGCTGATCCGGTTTTATGGAGACCAGATGCAGGCCGTTGTTCCCAGCTTTCTGGATGCATCGATTTCCTCTCTGACGCGCGATCAGGATAAATTCCGCGAGCAGATATCATCTATTGGTGTGCCCGGCTTTGACGCCGTGGAAGAACATACCCGCCGCAATATGGAAATGTTTGAGCAGGCTATGAAGATGTTCAACCCGTTCGGCGTGCCGACGAAAGCACCGACAGATGTATCAGATCTTGCTGATTCCTCAGTTGCGCCGACTGCTGCTGCGCCAAGCTCGGATGATCTGTCAGCCCTGAAGGACCAGATTGCCGATATGCAGCGCAAAGTGGAAGCCCTTTCCACGAAGAAGGACTGA